The Primulina eburnea isolate SZY01 chromosome 8, ASM2296580v1, whole genome shotgun sequence genome contains a region encoding:
- the LOC140840055 gene encoding uncharacterized protein isoform X1 gives MKFGPFPINFQKKRSARKRRVEFCSQESLFPGAGENSKGFTATRSRDQSNSGYNNTVKYYVRVMSSQYVSEELKSLAGPEERKLIGRRLPNLISPRGPRSKGKVARKGGVPFSHNTGIFNNFICYGNCGIGEVSAGRISNELKRTHASLKSRKRKNKQKDELGDSEEIIPSRIRFRGQARRARDSSNTGSTERTKLDSATFLHYFMHIWNDFSEEKLKSVAFFDPLWFNLYADERNRSMVLDWIKGIGIFLKKYVLVPIVLWSHWSLLIFCNLGEGLDSENGTPCLLLLDSLHAIGPKRLEPLIRRLLSDIYKIEGRTETREQLKKMPLLIPKVPQQKKGDECGYVVLCYVSLFVECAPENFSTSNGYPYFMNKDWFTVEGLESFYKRLDSFPPVSNDHDDSASMDSGACVETIFVDKSSGNAVICLD, from the exons ATGAAGTTTGGCCCTTTCCCGATAAACTTCCAGAAGAAAAGGTCGGCAAGAAAGAGGCGTGTTGAGTTTTGTAGCCAAGAGTCCTTGTTTCCAG GCGCGGGAGAAAATTCAAAGGGTTTTACGGCGACCAGGAGTCGAGATCAAAGCAATA GTGGATACAACAACACGGTGAAGTATTATGTGCGAGTTATGTCAAGTCAATATGTCTCTGAGGAGCTAAAAAGCCTCGCAGGACCCGAAGAAAGAAAGCTCATCGGTAGACGTTTACCGAATTTGATATCCCCTCGAGGTCCAAGATCAAAAGGAAAAGTTGCAAGGAAGGGAGGAGTGCCATTTAGTCACAACACTGGTATATTCAATAATTTTATATGTT ACGGAAATTGTGGAATTGGAGAGGTTTCTGCCGGAAGAATATCCAATGAACTAAAGAGGACTCATGCATCTTTAAAGAGTCGGAAGAGGAAAAATAAGCAAAAAGATGAGTTGGGTGATTCTGAAGAAATTATTCCCAGTCGTATTCGTTTTCGTGGGCAAGCGAGGAGGGCTCGGGACAGCTCTAATACAGGATCCACTGAACGGACAAAGTTGGACTCTGCTACATTCCTTCACTACTTCAT GCATATATGGAATGATTTTTCTGAAGAAAAGTTGAAGTCTGTTGCATTTTTCGACCCTTTATGGTTTAATTTGTATGCTGATGAAAGAAATAGATCGATGGTTCTGGATTGGATCAAGGGAATCGGCATATTCTTGAAGAAATATGTTTTGGTTCCAATCGTACTCTG GTCTCATTGGAGTCTCTTGATCTTCTGCAACTTGGGCGAAGGTCTAGATTCAGAAAATGGCACTCCTTGCTTGCTATTGCTGGATTCGTTGCATGCAATAGGTCCTAAGCGACTTGAGCCTCTAATAAGAAG GCTCCTCTCCGACATATACAAAATAGAGGGAAGAACAGAAACTAGAGAACAACTTAAAAAAATGCCTCTCTTGATTCCTAAG GTACCACAGCAGAAGAAGGGCGATGAATGTGGATACGTTGTTCTCTGCTACGTAAGCTTGTTCGTAGAGTGCGCTCCTGAAAATTTCAGCACATCCAATGGCTACCCTTATTTC ATGAATAAAGATTGGTTTACCGTTGAAGGACTCGAGTCTTTTTACAAAAGGCTCGATTCTTTTCCTCCCGTCTCAAATGATCACGACGATTCTGCTTCAATGGATTCTGGTGCATGCGTTGAAACTATTTTTGTAGACAAGAGTAGTGGTAATGCTGTTATTTGTCTAGACTAG
- the LOC140840055 gene encoding probable ubiquitin-like-specific protease 2A isoform X5, with the protein MKFGPFPINFQKKRSARKRRVEFCSQESLFPGGYNNTVKYYVRVMSSQYVSEELKSLAGPEERKLIDGNCGIGEVSAGRISNELKRTHASLKSRKRKNKQKDELGDSEEIIPSRIRFRGQARRARDSSNTGSTERTKLDSATFLHYFMHIWNDFSEEKLKSVAFFDPLWFNLYADERNRSMVLDWIKGIGIFLKKYVLVPIVLWSHWSLLIFCNLGEGLDSENGTPCLLLLDSLHAIGPKRLEPLIRRLLSDIYKIEGRTETREQLKKMPLLIPKVPQQKKGDECGYVVLCYVSLFVECAPENFSTSNGYPYFMNKDWFTVEGLESFYKRLDSFPPVSNDHDDSASMDSGACVETIFVDKSSGNAVICLD; encoded by the exons ATGAAGTTTGGCCCTTTCCCGATAAACTTCCAGAAGAAAAGGTCGGCAAGAAAGAGGCGTGTTGAGTTTTGTAGCCAAGAGTCCTTGTTTCCAG GTGGATACAACAACACGGTGAAGTATTATGTGCGAGTTATGTCAAGTCAATATGTCTCTGAGGAGCTAAAAAGCCTCGCAGGACCCGAAGAAAGAAAGCTCATCG ACGGAAATTGTGGAATTGGAGAGGTTTCTGCCGGAAGAATATCCAATGAACTAAAGAGGACTCATGCATCTTTAAAGAGTCGGAAGAGGAAAAATAAGCAAAAAGATGAGTTGGGTGATTCTGAAGAAATTATTCCCAGTCGTATTCGTTTTCGTGGGCAAGCGAGGAGGGCTCGGGACAGCTCTAATACAGGATCCACTGAACGGACAAAGTTGGACTCTGCTACATTCCTTCACTACTTCAT GCATATATGGAATGATTTTTCTGAAGAAAAGTTGAAGTCTGTTGCATTTTTCGACCCTTTATGGTTTAATTTGTATGCTGATGAAAGAAATAGATCGATGGTTCTGGATTGGATCAAGGGAATCGGCATATTCTTGAAGAAATATGTTTTGGTTCCAATCGTACTCTG GTCTCATTGGAGTCTCTTGATCTTCTGCAACTTGGGCGAAGGTCTAGATTCAGAAAATGGCACTCCTTGCTTGCTATTGCTGGATTCGTTGCATGCAATAGGTCCTAAGCGACTTGAGCCTCTAATAAGAAG GCTCCTCTCCGACATATACAAAATAGAGGGAAGAACAGAAACTAGAGAACAACTTAAAAAAATGCCTCTCTTGATTCCTAAG GTACCACAGCAGAAGAAGGGCGATGAATGTGGATACGTTGTTCTCTGCTACGTAAGCTTGTTCGTAGAGTGCGCTCCTGAAAATTTCAGCACATCCAATGGCTACCCTTATTTC ATGAATAAAGATTGGTTTACCGTTGAAGGACTCGAGTCTTTTTACAAAAGGCTCGATTCTTTTCCTCCCGTCTCAAATGATCACGACGATTCTGCTTCAATGGATTCTGGTGCATGCGTTGAAACTATTTTTGTAGACAAGAGTAGTGGTAATGCTGTTATTTGTCTAGACTAG
- the LOC140840055 gene encoding uncharacterized protein isoform X2: protein MKFGPFPINFQKKRSARKRRVEFCSQESLFPGAGENSKGFTATRSRDQSNSGYNNTVKYYVRVMSSQYVSEELKSLAGPEERKLIGRRLPNLISPRGPRSKGKVARKGGVPFSHNTDGNCGIGEVSAGRISNELKRTHASLKSRKRKNKQKDELGDSEEIIPSRIRFRGQARRARDSSNTGSTERTKLDSATFLHYFMHIWNDFSEEKLKSVAFFDPLWFNLYADERNRSMVLDWIKGIGIFLKKYVLVPIVLWSHWSLLIFCNLGEGLDSENGTPCLLLLDSLHAIGPKRLEPLIRRLLSDIYKIEGRTETREQLKKMPLLIPKVPQQKKGDECGYVVLCYVSLFVECAPENFSTSNGYPYFMNKDWFTVEGLESFYKRLDSFPPVSNDHDDSASMDSGACVETIFVDKSSGNAVICLD, encoded by the exons ATGAAGTTTGGCCCTTTCCCGATAAACTTCCAGAAGAAAAGGTCGGCAAGAAAGAGGCGTGTTGAGTTTTGTAGCCAAGAGTCCTTGTTTCCAG GCGCGGGAGAAAATTCAAAGGGTTTTACGGCGACCAGGAGTCGAGATCAAAGCAATA GTGGATACAACAACACGGTGAAGTATTATGTGCGAGTTATGTCAAGTCAATATGTCTCTGAGGAGCTAAAAAGCCTCGCAGGACCCGAAGAAAGAAAGCTCATCGGTAGACGTTTACCGAATTTGATATCCCCTCGAGGTCCAAGATCAAAAGGAAAAGTTGCAAGGAAGGGAGGAGTGCCATTTAGTCACAACACTG ACGGAAATTGTGGAATTGGAGAGGTTTCTGCCGGAAGAATATCCAATGAACTAAAGAGGACTCATGCATCTTTAAAGAGTCGGAAGAGGAAAAATAAGCAAAAAGATGAGTTGGGTGATTCTGAAGAAATTATTCCCAGTCGTATTCGTTTTCGTGGGCAAGCGAGGAGGGCTCGGGACAGCTCTAATACAGGATCCACTGAACGGACAAAGTTGGACTCTGCTACATTCCTTCACTACTTCAT GCATATATGGAATGATTTTTCTGAAGAAAAGTTGAAGTCTGTTGCATTTTTCGACCCTTTATGGTTTAATTTGTATGCTGATGAAAGAAATAGATCGATGGTTCTGGATTGGATCAAGGGAATCGGCATATTCTTGAAGAAATATGTTTTGGTTCCAATCGTACTCTG GTCTCATTGGAGTCTCTTGATCTTCTGCAACTTGGGCGAAGGTCTAGATTCAGAAAATGGCACTCCTTGCTTGCTATTGCTGGATTCGTTGCATGCAATAGGTCCTAAGCGACTTGAGCCTCTAATAAGAAG GCTCCTCTCCGACATATACAAAATAGAGGGAAGAACAGAAACTAGAGAACAACTTAAAAAAATGCCTCTCTTGATTCCTAAG GTACCACAGCAGAAGAAGGGCGATGAATGTGGATACGTTGTTCTCTGCTACGTAAGCTTGTTCGTAGAGTGCGCTCCTGAAAATTTCAGCACATCCAATGGCTACCCTTATTTC ATGAATAAAGATTGGTTTACCGTTGAAGGACTCGAGTCTTTTTACAAAAGGCTCGATTCTTTTCCTCCCGTCTCAAATGATCACGACGATTCTGCTTCAATGGATTCTGGTGCATGCGTTGAAACTATTTTTGTAGACAAGAGTAGTGGTAATGCTGTTATTTGTCTAGACTAG
- the LOC140840055 gene encoding uncharacterized protein isoform X4 has product MKFGPFPINFQKKRSARKRRVEFCSQESLFPGAGENSKGFTATRSRDQSNSGYNNTVKYYVRVMSSQYVSEELKSLAGPEERKLIDGNCGIGEVSAGRISNELKRTHASLKSRKRKNKQKDELGDSEEIIPSRIRFRGQARRARDSSNTGSTERTKLDSATFLHYFMHIWNDFSEEKLKSVAFFDPLWFNLYADERNRSMVLDWIKGIGIFLKKYVLVPIVLWSHWSLLIFCNLGEGLDSENGTPCLLLLDSLHAIGPKRLEPLIRRLLSDIYKIEGRTETREQLKKMPLLIPKVPQQKKGDECGYVVLCYVSLFVECAPENFSTSNGYPYFMNKDWFTVEGLESFYKRLDSFPPVSNDHDDSASMDSGACVETIFVDKSSGNAVICLD; this is encoded by the exons ATGAAGTTTGGCCCTTTCCCGATAAACTTCCAGAAGAAAAGGTCGGCAAGAAAGAGGCGTGTTGAGTTTTGTAGCCAAGAGTCCTTGTTTCCAG GCGCGGGAGAAAATTCAAAGGGTTTTACGGCGACCAGGAGTCGAGATCAAAGCAATA GTGGATACAACAACACGGTGAAGTATTATGTGCGAGTTATGTCAAGTCAATATGTCTCTGAGGAGCTAAAAAGCCTCGCAGGACCCGAAGAAAGAAAGCTCATCG ACGGAAATTGTGGAATTGGAGAGGTTTCTGCCGGAAGAATATCCAATGAACTAAAGAGGACTCATGCATCTTTAAAGAGTCGGAAGAGGAAAAATAAGCAAAAAGATGAGTTGGGTGATTCTGAAGAAATTATTCCCAGTCGTATTCGTTTTCGTGGGCAAGCGAGGAGGGCTCGGGACAGCTCTAATACAGGATCCACTGAACGGACAAAGTTGGACTCTGCTACATTCCTTCACTACTTCAT GCATATATGGAATGATTTTTCTGAAGAAAAGTTGAAGTCTGTTGCATTTTTCGACCCTTTATGGTTTAATTTGTATGCTGATGAAAGAAATAGATCGATGGTTCTGGATTGGATCAAGGGAATCGGCATATTCTTGAAGAAATATGTTTTGGTTCCAATCGTACTCTG GTCTCATTGGAGTCTCTTGATCTTCTGCAACTTGGGCGAAGGTCTAGATTCAGAAAATGGCACTCCTTGCTTGCTATTGCTGGATTCGTTGCATGCAATAGGTCCTAAGCGACTTGAGCCTCTAATAAGAAG GCTCCTCTCCGACATATACAAAATAGAGGGAAGAACAGAAACTAGAGAACAACTTAAAAAAATGCCTCTCTTGATTCCTAAG GTACCACAGCAGAAGAAGGGCGATGAATGTGGATACGTTGTTCTCTGCTACGTAAGCTTGTTCGTAGAGTGCGCTCCTGAAAATTTCAGCACATCCAATGGCTACCCTTATTTC ATGAATAAAGATTGGTTTACCGTTGAAGGACTCGAGTCTTTTTACAAAAGGCTCGATTCTTTTCCTCCCGTCTCAAATGATCACGACGATTCTGCTTCAATGGATTCTGGTGCATGCGTTGAAACTATTTTTGTAGACAAGAGTAGTGGTAATGCTGTTATTTGTCTAGACTAG
- the LOC140840055 gene encoding uncharacterized protein isoform X3 has translation MKFGPFPINFQKKRSARKRRVEFCSQESLFPGGYNNTVKYYVRVMSSQYVSEELKSLAGPEERKLIGRRLPNLISPRGPRSKGKVARKGGVPFSHNTGIFNNFICYGNCGIGEVSAGRISNELKRTHASLKSRKRKNKQKDELGDSEEIIPSRIRFRGQARRARDSSNTGSTERTKLDSATFLHYFMHIWNDFSEEKLKSVAFFDPLWFNLYADERNRSMVLDWIKGIGIFLKKYVLVPIVLWSHWSLLIFCNLGEGLDSENGTPCLLLLDSLHAIGPKRLEPLIRRLLSDIYKIEGRTETREQLKKMPLLIPKVPQQKKGDECGYVVLCYVSLFVECAPENFSTSNGYPYFMNKDWFTVEGLESFYKRLDSFPPVSNDHDDSASMDSGACVETIFVDKSSGNAVICLD, from the exons ATGAAGTTTGGCCCTTTCCCGATAAACTTCCAGAAGAAAAGGTCGGCAAGAAAGAGGCGTGTTGAGTTTTGTAGCCAAGAGTCCTTGTTTCCAG GTGGATACAACAACACGGTGAAGTATTATGTGCGAGTTATGTCAAGTCAATATGTCTCTGAGGAGCTAAAAAGCCTCGCAGGACCCGAAGAAAGAAAGCTCATCGGTAGACGTTTACCGAATTTGATATCCCCTCGAGGTCCAAGATCAAAAGGAAAAGTTGCAAGGAAGGGAGGAGTGCCATTTAGTCACAACACTGGTATATTCAATAATTTTATATGTT ACGGAAATTGTGGAATTGGAGAGGTTTCTGCCGGAAGAATATCCAATGAACTAAAGAGGACTCATGCATCTTTAAAGAGTCGGAAGAGGAAAAATAAGCAAAAAGATGAGTTGGGTGATTCTGAAGAAATTATTCCCAGTCGTATTCGTTTTCGTGGGCAAGCGAGGAGGGCTCGGGACAGCTCTAATACAGGATCCACTGAACGGACAAAGTTGGACTCTGCTACATTCCTTCACTACTTCAT GCATATATGGAATGATTTTTCTGAAGAAAAGTTGAAGTCTGTTGCATTTTTCGACCCTTTATGGTTTAATTTGTATGCTGATGAAAGAAATAGATCGATGGTTCTGGATTGGATCAAGGGAATCGGCATATTCTTGAAGAAATATGTTTTGGTTCCAATCGTACTCTG GTCTCATTGGAGTCTCTTGATCTTCTGCAACTTGGGCGAAGGTCTAGATTCAGAAAATGGCACTCCTTGCTTGCTATTGCTGGATTCGTTGCATGCAATAGGTCCTAAGCGACTTGAGCCTCTAATAAGAAG GCTCCTCTCCGACATATACAAAATAGAGGGAAGAACAGAAACTAGAGAACAACTTAAAAAAATGCCTCTCTTGATTCCTAAG GTACCACAGCAGAAGAAGGGCGATGAATGTGGATACGTTGTTCTCTGCTACGTAAGCTTGTTCGTAGAGTGCGCTCCTGAAAATTTCAGCACATCCAATGGCTACCCTTATTTC ATGAATAAAGATTGGTTTACCGTTGAAGGACTCGAGTCTTTTTACAAAAGGCTCGATTCTTTTCCTCCCGTCTCAAATGATCACGACGATTCTGCTTCAATGGATTCTGGTGCATGCGTTGAAACTATTTTTGTAGACAAGAGTAGTGGTAATGCTGTTATTTGTCTAGACTAG
- the LOC140840056 gene encoding CSC1-like protein At4g35870, with amino-acid sequence MDPPLFSPTTFSPPPSSGDGDGDGAFDNAWYGNIQYLLNISAVGAITCLLIFVFVKLRVDHRRLPGSTAIASKLLAVWHATSVEISHHCGADAAQFLLIEGGSSGILLFLAALAVMVMLPVNIYLGRAPISDEFSKTTINHIVKGSSLLWVHFIFVVFIVFLVHYGINVIESRLRITRFRDGNGNPSDPSSHSSAIFTIMVHGVPKTLGFNDTPLLEYFQHRYPGKIYKVVVPMDLCALDDLATDLTRVREKISKLVAAMEAKGLTNENEYVDDQREKRGLLERFQFLWRRAKYFWYKVVDELGFSDEDSLRKFQELRAQLEMEMAVYKEGRARGAGVAFVVFKDVYTANKAVQDFRTEKRRRVGRFFSLTELQLQRNQWKVERAPLASDIYWNHLGSSKFSLKLRRVIVNTCLLLMLLFFSSPLAVISAIKSAARIINAEAIDNAQLWLTWLQSSSWVIAILFQFLPNVIIFVSMYLLIPSVLSYLSRFERHLTVSSQQRAALLKMVCFFLVNLILLRALVESSLESAILKMSRCYLDGEDCKRIERYLSSSFLSRSCLSCLAFLITSTFLGISFDLLSPIPWIKNNLRKFRKNDMLQLVPERIEDYPLQQDIDNLQRPLLGERISEVMVGESTFSNGSSPTTHFSGHDLSEYPPVRSQTSPVPKQAFDFAQYYAFNLTIFALTLIYSLFSPLVVPVGAVYFGYRYVVDKYNFLFVYRVRGFPAGNDGRLMDTVLCIMRFCVDLFLLSMLLFFSVHGDSTKLQAIFTLGLLVMYKLLPYDHDLFQPAVLQGIQSVDNVIHGSLDYEVFSRPTFEWDTCNV; translated from the coding sequence ATGGATCCCCCTCTATTTTCCCCAACAACCTTCTCCCCGCCGCCTTCTTCCGGCGACGGCGACGGTGACGGAGCTTTCGACAACGCTTGGTACGGGAATATCCAATACTTACTCAATATCTCGGCTGTTGGCGCCATCACCTGCCTATTGATCTTTGTCTTCGTCAAGCTGCGCGTCGATCACCGCCGCCTGCCGGGATCCACGGCCATAGCCTCCAAGCTTCTTGCTGTGTGGCATGCCACCAGCGTCGAGATTTCGCATCACTGTGGTGCTGATGCCGCCCAGTTTCTCCTGATTGAAGGGGGCAGCTCCGGTATTCTCCTCTTTCTCGCCGCACTTGCTGTCATGGTTATGCTACCCGTGAATATTTATTTGGGTAGAGCTCCTATTTCTGATGAATTCTCGAAGACTACGATAAATCATATTGTTAAAGGTTCTAGTTTGCTTTGGGTGCATTTCATTTTTGTCGTTTTCATTGTTTTTTTGGTGCACTATGGTATAAATGTAATTGAAAGTAGATTGAGGATAACGAGGTTTAGAGATGGGAATGGAAATCCAAGTGATCCTAGCTCACATTCAAGTGCAATTTTTACAATCATGGTTCATGGGGTTCCAAAAACTTTAGGCTTTAATGACACTCCATTACTGGAGTATTTTCAGCATAGGTACCCTGGGAAGATTTATAAAGTAGTTGTACCTATGGATCTGTGTGCTTTGGATGATTTAGCTACAGATTTGACGAGGGTGAGGGAGAAAATATCCAAGTTGGTGGCAGCAATGGAGGCCAAGGGCTTGACAAATGAGAATGAATATGTTGATGATCAAAGGGAGAAAAGGGGTTTGCTGGAGAGGTTTCAGTTTCTTTGGAGGAGAGCAAAGTATTTTTGGTACAAGGTGGTTGATGAGCTGGGTTTCTCAGATGAGGATAGCTTAAGGAAATTTCAAGAGTTGAGAGCTCAATTGGAGATGGAAATGGCAGTATATAAAGAGGGACGAGCAAGGGGTGCTGGAGTTGCATTTGTGGTATTTAAAGATGTTTACACTGCTAATAAGGCGGTGCAGGATTTCCGGACCGAGAAGAGGAGACGGGTCGGGAGGTTCTTCTCATTGACAGAGCTGCAACTCCAAAGGAACCAATGGAAAGTGGAGAGAGCTCCATTGGCAAGTGACATATACTGGAACCATTTGGGATcctcaaaattttctttaaaactaCGGAGAGTGATTGTAAACACTTGCCTGCTGTTGATGCTTTTGTTTTTCAGTTCTCCACTCGCCGTAATTAGTGCCATAAAGAGTGCAGCCAGGATTATTAACGCAGAGGCAATAGATAATGCTCAGCTGTGGTTGACATGGTTGCAGAGCTCGAGCTGGGTTATAGCCATACTTTTTCAGTTTCTGCCCAATGTTATTATTTTTGTGAGCATGTATCTGCTGATTCCTTCTGTTCTTTCATACCTTTCGAGGTTTGAACGTCATCTTACTGTGTCTAGCCAGCAAAGGGCTGCATTGTTAAAGATGGTGTGCTTTTTTCTGGTGAACCTCATTCTCTTGAGGGCTTTGGTTGAGTCATCTTTAGAAAGTGCTATTTTAAAAATGAGCAGGTGTTATTTGGATGGAGAAGATTGCAAACGGATCGAACGGTATCTGAGTTCTTCTTTCTTGTCGAGATCATGCCTCTCCTGTCTTGCGTTTCTCATTACAAGCACTTTCTTGGGTATATCTTTTGACCTACTGTCTCCAATACCGTGGATTAAAAATAATCTCAGGAAGTTTCGAAAGAATGACATGCTTCAGCTGGTACCCGAGCGAATTGAAGATTATCCTCTGCAACAAGACATAGATAACTTGCAGAGACCCCTTCTAGGTGAACGAATATCTGAGGTCATGGTCGGCGAAAGCACATTCTCAAACGGTTCCTCTCCAACAACACATTTTTCCGGGCATGATCTGTCCGAGTACCCTCCAGTCAGGAGCCAGACATCTCCAGTTCCCAAACAAGCATTTGATTTCGCACAATACTACGCctttaatctcacaatcttcGCCCTGACCCTCATTTATTCGTTATTCTCCCCCCTCGTGGTTCCAGTTGGTGCAGTTTATTTTGGATATAGATACGTTGTCGATAAATACAACTTCCTATTTGTATACAGAGTTCGAGGCTTTCCTGCTGGAAACGACGGAAGGTTGATGGATACTGTACTCTGTATCATGAGGTTTTGTGTCGACTTGTTCCTTCTATCAATGCTATTGTTCTTTTCAGTTCATGGAGACTCCACAAAGCTTCAGGCCATATTCACTCTAGGGTTATTAGTAATGTACAAGCTTTTGCCTTATGATCACGACTTGTTTCAGCCTGCTGTATTGCAAGGCATACAAAGTGTTGACAATGTAATACATGGATCCCTAGATTATGAGGTGTTTTCGCGGCCCACGTTTGAATGGGATACTTGTAATGTATGA
- the LOC140840058 gene encoding calmodulin-7-like → MADQLTDDQISEFKEAFSLFDKDGDGCITTKELGTVMRSLGQNPTEAELQDMINEVDADGNGTIDFPEFLNLMARKMKDTDSEEELKEAFRVFDKDQNGFISAAELRHVMTNLGEKLTDEEVDEMIREADVDGDGQINYEEFVKIMMAK, encoded by the exons ATGGCGGATCAGCTTACGGACGATCAGATCTCGGAGTTCAAGGAagctttttctttatttgacaAGGATGGCGACG GTTGCATTACCACCAAGGAGCTTGGGACAGTAATGCGCTCGTTGGGACAGAACCCCACAGAGGCTGAACTTCAGGATATGATCAATGAGGTTGATGCTGATGGAAACGGAACTATCGATTTCCCAGAGTTCCTAAACCTGATGGCCCGGAAGATGAAGGACACTGATTCTGAAGAAGAGCTCAAGGAAGCTTTTCGGGTTTTTGATAAGGATCAGAATGGATTCATTTCTGCAGCTGAACTTCGTCATGTAATGACAAATCTTGGGGAGAAGCTCACTGACGAGGAAGTTGATGAGATGATCCGTGAGGCTGATGTTGATGGCGATGGACAGATAAACTACGAGGAGTTTGTCAAAATTATGATGGCCAAATGA
- the LOC140840057 gene encoding SNF1-related protein kinase regulatory subunit beta-1-like, producing the protein MGNVNGREEGYANGGGGGDEASGIPVHAPIERVDSVDLMLSSPPHDNRQSRSPLLFSSQTPVDPLPRDNDPSVNPSRQNGSQRAVDHPFEQGMSVVISWSFGGNDVYVEGSWDNWRSRKILQRSGKDHSILLVLPPGIYCYRFIVDGEVKYAPDLPCDADEMGRHCNLLDVNDYVPENLDSVAEFEAPPSPDSSYSQAFPGEEDFAKDPMLVPPQLQSTVLGSENCKETTFSLKPQHVELNHIFVEKGRSSQSVVALGLTHRFQSKYVTVVLYKPLKR; encoded by the exons ATGGGGAATGTGAATGGTAGAGAAGAAGGCTATGCTAATGGCGGCGGCGGCGGAGATGAGGCGTCGGGGATTCCGGTACACGCGCCGATTGAGCGCGTGGATTCGGTTGATTTAATGCTCAGCTCTCCTCCGCATGATAACCGTCAGTCTCGATCCCCGCTCTTATTTTCCTCTCAG ACTCCAGTAGATCCTCTTCCAAGGGATAATGACCCCTCAGTCAATCCATCACGGCAAAATGGATCTCAAAGAGCTGTTGATCACCCTTTTGAACAAGGTATGTCAGTTGTAATTAGCTGGAGTTTTGGAGGAAACGATGTATACGTGGAAGGGTCTTGGGACAACTGGAGGTCAAG GAAAATACTCCAGAGATCAGGCAAAGACCACTCAATTCTCTTGGTCCTCCCACCAGGTATATATTGTTACAGATTCATTGTGGATGGCGAAGTGAAATATGCTCCAGATCTTCCATGCGACGCTGATGAGATGGGCCGTCACTGTAATCTTCTTGATGTTAAT GATTATGTTCCGGAAAACCTTGATAGTGTGGCAGAGTTTGAAGCTCCCCCATCACCGGACTCCAGCTACAGTCAAGCTTTCCCCGGAGAGGAAGATTTTGCTAAGGATCCGATGTTGGTTCCACCTCAACTCCAATCAACTGTGCTTGGCTCTGAAAACTGTAAAGAGACCACTTTTTCATTGAAACCCCAGCATGTGGAGCTTAACCACATATTTGTAGAGAAAGGACGTTCGTCTCAGTCTGTTGTTGCTCTGGGTCTGACTCATCGGTTCCAATCCAAGTACGTGACTGTTGTCCTTTATAAACCGCTCAAGAGATGA